The following proteins are encoded in a genomic region of Brachypodium distachyon strain Bd21 chromosome 1, Brachypodium_distachyon_v3.0, whole genome shotgun sequence:
- the LOC100833649 gene encoding glycerol-3-phosphate dehydrogenase [NAD(+)], chloroplastic isoform X2 codes for MTAAAATFLPLTPTPAPRTRLPISRHRPPPICASAADTPPTDAESDEEEAPRNGRKDRRRVVRIAWEKLVRWSRSWRRRNRSDVLQTTRKVVVLGGGSFGTAMAAQVAAKKADLEVSMLLRDDLVCRSINHHHVNCKYLSQYRLPENVVATTSASDALAGADFCFHAVPVQFSSSFLESISTHVDPKLPFISLSKGPSFAVEMMDKLPTAMVVASKDKKLASAVQQLLASSNLRISTSSDVTGVEIAGALKNVLAIAAGIVEGMHLGNNCMAALVAQGCSEIRWLATKMGAKPTTLAGLSGSGDIMLTCFVNLSRNRNVGLRLGSGEKLDEILNSMNQVAEGVSTAGAVIALAQKYNVKLPVLTAVARIIDNELTPKRAVMELMNLPQVEEV; via the exons atgaccgccgccgccgccaccttccttCCCCTCACCCCAACCCCTGCTCCCCGCACTCGCCTCCCCATCTCTCGTCACCGACCCCCACCCATCTGCGCCAGTGCTGCTGACACGCCGCCCACAGATGCCGAGtcagacgaggaagaggccccGCGCAACGGCCGGAAGGACCGGCGCCGCGTGGTGCGTATTGCGTGGGAGAAGCTCGTCCGGTGGTCTCGCTCCTGGCGCCGCCGCAACCGCAGCGACGTTCTCCAGACCACGCGCAAG GTGGTAGTTCTCGGAGGGGGCTCGTTCGggacggcgatggcggcgcagGTGGCGGCCAAGAAGGCCGACCTCGAGGTGTCAATGCTGCTCCGGGACGACCTCGTCTGCCGCTCCATCAACCACCACCATGTCAACTG CAAATACTTATCACAGTACAGGCTGCCAGAAAATGTTGTTGCAACAACTAGTGCTAGTGATGCTTTAGCAGGAGCTGATTTCTGCTTCCATGCCGTCCCAGTTCAG TTCAGTTCATCCTTTCTTGAAAGTATTTCAACACATGTTGATCCGAAGTTGCCATTCATATCACTTAGCAAAG GGCCTTCTTTTGCAGTGGAAATGATGGACAAACTGCCAACAG CTATGGTGGTGGCATCCAAAGACAAAAAGCTAGCAAGTGCTGTTCAGCAGCTGTTAGCCTCTTCAAATTTGAGGATAAGCACATCAAG TGACGTTACAGGTGTAGAAATTGCAGGCGCACTTAAAAATGTTCTTGCAATAGCAGCAGGTATAGTAGAAGGTATGCATCTCGGAAACAACTGTATGGCTGCCCTTGTTGCTCAAGGCTGTTCTGAAATTCGATGGTTGGCGACAAAG ATGGGGGCGAAGCCAACAACCCTGGCTGGTTTATCTGGCTCAGGTGATATCATGCTTACATGTTTTGTCAATCTTTCACGGAATAGAAACGTGGGACTGCGGCTTGGTTCAGGCGAAAAACTTGATGAAATCTTGAATTCAATGAATCAG GTTGCTGAAGGTGTATCAACTGCTGGTGCTGTCATCGCATTGGCTCAGAAGTACAATGTCAAACTTCCAGTCTTGACAGCAGTAGCACGGATAATTGATAATGAATTAACTCCGAAGAGGGCTGTTATGGAGTTGATGAATCTTCCACAG GTTGAGGAAGTCTAA
- the LOC104582274 gene encoding biogenesis of lysosome-related organelles complex 1 subunit 2-like, translating into MPPRHEPRSNAADNNKGQDNNAATMQQLLAAQTQILQALTQQMNNNQNNNNNNNNNNNNNQHHNPPPQVGMLTHFLRLHPPTFTSSSEPIVADDWLRSVSKCLVTVGCTEAEKVRFAAHLLEGPAAAWWETYQITTPMEEVTWEMFQDAFRTAHISAGVLSLKKREFHKLRQGNRTVSGYIETFNKLSRYAPNDVNTDAKRRERFLDGLNNELAVQLSVV; encoded by the coding sequence ATGCCGCCAAGACATGAACCTCGCAGTAATGCTGCTGACAACAATAAGGGGCAAGACAACAATGCCGCCACTATGCAACAACTGTTAGCAGCCCAGACCCAGATACTACAAGCACTCACCCAGCAGATGAACAACAatcagaacaacaacaacaacaacaacaacaacaacaacaacaatcagcACCACAACCCACCACCTCAAGTTGGCATGTTGACCCATTTTTTGAGGTTGCACCCACCTACCTTCACCAGCTCTTCTGAACCAATAGTGGCTGATGATTGGCTTCGCTCTGTGAGCAAGTGCCTAGTAACTGTGGGTTGCACTGAGGCAGAAAAAGTGAGGTTTGCCGCTCACTTACTCGAAGGACCCGCCGCAGCTTGGTGGGAGACTTATCAGATCACCACTCCCATGGAAGAGGTCACATGGGAGATGTTTCAGGATgctttccgcaccgcccacatctctgcgggcgTGCTGAGCCTGAAGAAGAGAGAGTTCCACAAGCTGAGGCAAGGGAACCGCACGGTGTCTGGATACATCGAGACATTCAACAAGCTGTCTCGCTACGCTCCTAATGACGTCAACACTGACGCCAAGCGTCGTGAGAGGTTTTTGGATGGATTGAACAACGAGCTGGCCGTTCAGTTGTCTGTTGTCTAG
- the LOC100833649 gene encoding glycerol-3-phosphate dehydrogenase [NAD(+)], chloroplastic isoform X1 translates to MTAAAATFLPLTPTPAPRTRLPISRHRPPPICASAADTPPTDAESDEEEAPRNGRKDRRRVVRIAWEKLVRWSRSWRRRNRSDVLQTTRKVVVLGGGSFGTAMAAQVAAKKADLEVSMLLRDDLVCRSINHHHVNCKYLSQYRLPENVVATTSASDALAGADFCFHAVPVQFSSSFLESISTHVDPKLPFISLSKGLELNTLRTMSQIIPRALGNPRQPFIVLSGPSFAVEMMDKLPTAMVVASKDKKLASAVQQLLASSNLRISTSSDVTGVEIAGALKNVLAIAAGIVEGMHLGNNCMAALVAQGCSEIRWLATKMGAKPTTLAGLSGSGDIMLTCFVNLSRNRNVGLRLGSGEKLDEILNSMNQVAEGVSTAGAVIALAQKYNVKLPVLTAVARIIDNELTPKRAVMELMNLPQVEEV, encoded by the exons atgaccgccgccgccgccaccttccttCCCCTCACCCCAACCCCTGCTCCCCGCACTCGCCTCCCCATCTCTCGTCACCGACCCCCACCCATCTGCGCCAGTGCTGCTGACACGCCGCCCACAGATGCCGAGtcagacgaggaagaggccccGCGCAACGGCCGGAAGGACCGGCGCCGCGTGGTGCGTATTGCGTGGGAGAAGCTCGTCCGGTGGTCTCGCTCCTGGCGCCGCCGCAACCGCAGCGACGTTCTCCAGACCACGCGCAAG GTGGTAGTTCTCGGAGGGGGCTCGTTCGggacggcgatggcggcgcagGTGGCGGCCAAGAAGGCCGACCTCGAGGTGTCAATGCTGCTCCGGGACGACCTCGTCTGCCGCTCCATCAACCACCACCATGTCAACTG CAAATACTTATCACAGTACAGGCTGCCAGAAAATGTTGTTGCAACAACTAGTGCTAGTGATGCTTTAGCAGGAGCTGATTTCTGCTTCCATGCCGTCCCAGTTCAG TTCAGTTCATCCTTTCTTGAAAGTATTTCAACACATGTTGATCCGAAGTTGCCATTCATATCACTTAGCAAAGGTCTGGAACTTAACACCCTTCGGACAATGTCTCAAATCATTCCTCGAGCATTGGGAAATCCTCGCCAACCATTTATTGTCCTGTCAGGGCCTTCTTTTGCAGTGGAAATGATGGACAAACTGCCAACAG CTATGGTGGTGGCATCCAAAGACAAAAAGCTAGCAAGTGCTGTTCAGCAGCTGTTAGCCTCTTCAAATTTGAGGATAAGCACATCAAG TGACGTTACAGGTGTAGAAATTGCAGGCGCACTTAAAAATGTTCTTGCAATAGCAGCAGGTATAGTAGAAGGTATGCATCTCGGAAACAACTGTATGGCTGCCCTTGTTGCTCAAGGCTGTTCTGAAATTCGATGGTTGGCGACAAAG ATGGGGGCGAAGCCAACAACCCTGGCTGGTTTATCTGGCTCAGGTGATATCATGCTTACATGTTTTGTCAATCTTTCACGGAATAGAAACGTGGGACTGCGGCTTGGTTCAGGCGAAAAACTTGATGAAATCTTGAATTCAATGAATCAG GTTGCTGAAGGTGTATCAACTGCTGGTGCTGTCATCGCATTGGCTCAGAAGTACAATGTCAAACTTCCAGTCTTGACAGCAGTAGCACGGATAATTGATAATGAATTAACTCCGAAGAGGGCTGTTATGGAGTTGATGAATCTTCCACAG GTTGAGGAAGTCTAA
- the LOC112270600 gene encoding uncharacterized protein LOC112270600, with the protein MAGDASGDLLSFLPDDLLHEILLRLDSVETAAQTSLLSRNWRYFWAQIPDLKFPLPGNLDHVRYALTAYDSTNLRDLHITTCVASPELVEAILFLAAPLLTGEIFIEKEMLSDDETEGEEDELEGEEDDLEAEVEEEWVGRGDAFELPCFHRATKIYLNLYFLGLKMPTSGVFIKLVSLYLYNMWLDGCCDLGELVSSARCPLLQELGIDNIHGITNLAIRSKSLLQIQLHSLEGLQKITIVAPMLDILDVQYDFATRQLVADISAPALRTLYWDDMFDLISAKFNEMVHLMNLSTSFMVYGIPGSSYNSAALKLLQYSLSRDISILELFLNYPDIMDNCQYLMEAISILPDTKTLSLGLLTSGHVFGPCVFYLLSLSTGIRNLKLKLCWDSQEQTTCSLGCICYQPETDDILLNSLMEVEIIGFYGTEHEFAFVERLLRWAANLNTITLSFQCGINTVTEEL; encoded by the exons ATGGCCGGCGACGCTAGCGGGGACCTCCTCTCCTTTCTCCCCGATGATCTCCTCCATGAGATTCTCCTACGACTTGACTCCGTCGAAACCGCAGCACAGACCAGTCTTCTCTCTCGCAACTGGCGCTACTTCTGGGCCCAGATCCCAGATCTGAAATTTCCCCTACCAGGCAACCTTGACCATGTAAGATATGCCCTTACAGCCTATGATTCCACGAATCTCCGTGATCTACACATCACCACCTGCGTTGCATCCCCGGAATTAGTTGAAGCCATCCTCTTCCTTGCGGCGCCCCTCCTCACAG GTGAGATCTTCATAGAAAAGGAGATGTTGTCTGATGATGAGaccgagggagaggaggatgagctagagggagaggaggatgaTCTAGAGgcagaggtggaggaggagtggGTAGGGAGAGGTGATGCTTTTGAGCTGCCTTGCTTTCACAGGGCCACAAAGATCTATCTCAATCTGTACTTTCTTGGCCTCAAAATGCCAACATCAGGTGTGTTCATAAAGCTTGTTTCTTTGTACCTATACAACATGTGGCTCGATGGTTGTTGCGATCTTGGAGAGTTAGtctcgtcagcacggtgcccACTGTTGCAAGAACTAGGAATCGATAACATCCATGGGATCACTAATCTCGCCATTCGGTCGAAGTCCCTCCTCCAAATTCAACTTCATAGTCTCGAAGGATTGCAAAAAATCACAATTGTTGCACCGATGCTGGACATTCTAGATGTGCAGTATGACTTTGCTACGAGGCAACTGGTGGCAGACATATCCGCCCCTGCACTTAGGACTCTCTACTGGGATGATATGTTTGATCTGATCTCGGCAAAATTCAATGAGATGGTACACCTCATGAATCTGAGCACCAGCTTTATGGTGTATGGGATACCTGGCTCTTCATATAATTCAGCAGCACTGAAGCTATTGCAATACTCTCTGTCTCGGGACATCTCCATTTTGGAGCTCTTCCTCAACTATCCAGAT ATCATGGACAACTGCCAATACTTGATGGAGGCAATAAGCATCCTCCCGGATACTAAGACCTTGTCACTTGGGTTACTAACAAGTGGGCATGTCTTTGGGCCGTGTGTGTTCTATTTGCTCAGCTTGTCGACGGGGATTAGAAACCTTAAGCTGAAATTATGTTGGGACAGTCAG GAACAGACTACTTGCTCGTTAGGTTGCATTTGCTATCAGCCAGAAACTGATGATATATTGCTGAATTCTCTAATGGAAGTGGAAATCATTGGATTTTACGGAACAGAACATGAATTCGCATTTGTGGAACGACTATTAAGATGGGCAGCCAATCTTAATACAATTACTCTTTCTTTTCAATGTGGTATCAACACTGTTACTGAGGAG CTGTGA